In one window of Caballeronia sp. TF1N1 DNA:
- a CDS encoding ThiF family adenylyltransferase yields the protein MWPDEWRKLRGREVAGLQAKLAGSFPIAGAWKLDMPLGEHLHPRVDHVILLIDDVFPFSQFRVCAPQAEGRLAERWPHVEGKGMLCLASQPLGLPIDERLKRAVTDAAMLFSMDEAARKAEFQREALSYWERESGDTKSWRSLFPPAGVSRAIFYANHRGAFVFADSETQLLSWFRHSNIGDAPKPMRAWFAMLDEALVPAQYPSTGSDLLRLIGCEQILPMLDPPRFFPVLLGMPTKTGAVFVAVQLQCPSKRDMWKGFRPGARLPDVRVLPAYSGRRVERVQVVRADHSWVHGRDHNPAAAILAEKTVALIGCGALGAEIARLLTQSGVGNLMLIDHDTLASENTSRHVLGSAETGGKKASGLAKKLKRDFPTIRQACSFDQRYEQLPEDQLVKIDAADLVITAGLFLPTDIRVNERRKRAAVKRPWLVAWAEELACAGHAALLVSDTDLTELFDIAGRPKLAMTSNWPSSVGTVTEAGCGTSFQPYSALDMLNTVALATRLALDSLMGRRAASTYRVWLGDRDRVARSGATLATTFDAGMTEREMPWPR from the coding sequence ATGTGGCCCGACGAATGGCGCAAGCTGCGCGGACGAGAGGTGGCCGGACTTCAGGCGAAGCTCGCGGGCTCCTTCCCGATCGCGGGCGCTTGGAAGCTCGACATGCCCCTCGGCGAGCACTTGCATCCTCGCGTCGACCACGTGATTTTGCTCATTGATGACGTCTTTCCTTTCTCGCAATTTCGCGTGTGCGCGCCGCAAGCCGAAGGCCGCTTGGCGGAGCGATGGCCACATGTGGAAGGAAAAGGGATGCTGTGTCTGGCCAGTCAACCTCTCGGGCTCCCAATCGATGAGCGCCTTAAGCGGGCTGTGACGGACGCCGCAATGCTCTTTTCGATGGACGAAGCCGCGCGCAAAGCGGAATTCCAACGCGAAGCGCTGTCCTATTGGGAACGCGAATCGGGCGACACAAAATCTTGGCGATCGCTATTCCCTCCCGCGGGCGTTTCTCGCGCTATTTTTTATGCGAATCACCGAGGCGCCTTTGTCTTTGCAGATTCGGAAACTCAGCTATTGTCTTGGTTCCGTCATTCCAACATTGGCGATGCGCCAAAGCCGATGCGCGCGTGGTTCGCGATGCTTGACGAAGCGCTGGTCCCCGCGCAATACCCATCGACCGGGAGCGATCTGCTTAGGCTGATCGGTTGCGAGCAAATCCTTCCGATGCTCGATCCTCCGCGCTTTTTCCCCGTTCTGCTGGGCATGCCGACTAAGACAGGCGCGGTGTTTGTCGCAGTCCAATTACAGTGCCCCTCGAAGAGGGACATGTGGAAAGGGTTTCGACCGGGCGCACGACTGCCAGACGTTCGTGTTCTGCCCGCCTACTCCGGTCGTCGAGTCGAGCGTGTGCAGGTCGTGAGAGCGGACCACTCTTGGGTTCATGGTCGCGACCACAATCCGGCGGCGGCCATTCTCGCTGAAAAGACCGTCGCATTGATCGGGTGCGGCGCTTTGGGGGCTGAAATCGCCCGCCTGCTCACGCAATCCGGCGTTGGCAATCTGATGCTGATCGACCATGACACCTTGGCCTCAGAAAACACTTCGCGTCATGTGCTTGGCTCCGCAGAGACTGGCGGCAAGAAGGCGAGCGGATTGGCCAAGAAGCTGAAAAGGGACTTTCCCACCATCCGGCAAGCCTGCTCGTTCGACCAACGCTACGAGCAGTTGCCAGAAGACCAACTTGTGAAAATCGACGCGGCGGATTTGGTGATCACGGCTGGATTGTTCTTGCCGACCGACATCCGCGTGAACGAACGCCGCAAAAGAGCCGCAGTCAAACGCCCGTGGTTGGTCGCGTGGGCCGAAGAGCTTGCCTGCGCCGGCCATGCAGCGCTTCTGGTTTCCGACACCGACCTGACGGAGCTGTTCGACATCGCCGGGCGACCTAAACTGGCTATGACGTCGAACTGGCCATCGTCGGTCGGGACCGTCACCGAAGCAGGATGCGGAACGTCGTTTCAGCCTTACAGCGCGCTCGACATGCTTAACACCGTTGCGCTGGCCACTCGTCTCGCGCTCGATTCTTTGATGGGCCGTCGCGCCGCGTCGACCTATCGCGTCTGGCTTGGCGATCGCGACCGCGTTGCCAGATCGGGAGCCACTCTGGCAACGACGTTCGACGCGGGCATGACTGAGCGAGAAATGCCATGGCCGCGTTAG
- a CDS encoding cyclic GMP-AMP synthase DncV-like nucleotidyltransferase, which yields MTMFDCHKEMSAFHGEKVTLAQSQRQAMHDRRNSGRTRLEKGLGRDGHPLPDHHSQGSYAMHTMVQDADNEYDIDDGAYFKEGDLVDADGRALTPREAKERVRDALAQDQRMANDAEVHRNCVRQPYPQGYHIDIPVYRTFVDIDSHGGKTTKHELASENAWELSDARKVTRWFQDHVANAGDNAKQLRKVVRLTKFYARSRKDWKERTGSGIMISRLVCDEFVPAKDRDDQSLRDTWEKVHARLKRSLVVEHPVGETPLAKEGDAKAAFLRDKLAEALDTLLVLDDEPTRGEARAAWDETFATSFFSRQPSPSNGGGGGNKSRVVVSTEALDRRDDGGGRFG from the coding sequence ATGACCATGTTTGATTGCCATAAAGAAATGAGCGCCTTTCACGGCGAGAAAGTCACGCTAGCTCAAAGCCAACGCCAAGCAATGCACGACCGTCGCAACAGCGGGCGAACACGGCTGGAGAAAGGTTTGGGCCGCGACGGGCATCCCTTGCCTGACCATCACTCGCAAGGGTCCTACGCGATGCACACAATGGTTCAGGACGCTGATAACGAATACGACATCGACGACGGCGCGTATTTCAAAGAAGGCGACCTCGTCGACGCCGATGGCCGCGCGCTGACCCCGCGGGAAGCCAAAGAAAGAGTGCGAGACGCGCTTGCCCAAGACCAACGCATGGCGAACGACGCCGAGGTGCACCGCAATTGCGTTCGGCAACCCTATCCGCAGGGCTATCACATTGACATTCCCGTGTATCGGACGTTTGTCGATATCGACAGCCACGGGGGAAAGACCACAAAGCACGAGCTCGCCAGTGAAAATGCGTGGGAGCTCTCTGATGCCCGAAAGGTTACGCGGTGGTTCCAAGACCACGTGGCGAACGCTGGCGACAACGCGAAACAACTGCGCAAGGTCGTGAGGCTGACAAAGTTCTACGCGCGAAGCCGCAAAGACTGGAAGGAAAGGACGGGCAGCGGAATAATGATTTCGCGCCTTGTTTGCGACGAGTTCGTCCCGGCCAAAGACCGCGACGACCAGTCGCTGCGCGACACATGGGAGAAAGTCCACGCTCGCTTGAAGCGATCCCTTGTGGTCGAGCATCCCGTCGGGGAGACGCCGCTTGCGAAAGAGGGCGACGCGAAAGCTGCGTTCTTGCGCGACAAATTGGCCGAAGCTCTCGACACATTGCTCGTCTTGGACGACGAGCCGACACGCGGCGAGGCGCGGGCTGCATGGGACGAAACCTTCGCGACGAGCTTCTTTTCCAGACAGCCCTCGCCCTCCAACGGCGGAGGCGGCGGAAACAAGTCGCGCGTTGTTGTCTCCACAGAAGCGCTTGATCGGCGCGATGACGGCGGCGGAAGATTCGGTTGA
- a CDS encoding Mov34/MPN/PAD-1 family protein encodes MAALAEMLGRPLLIRHERFDQHVEIATEALAHLRRYRQIRACAREAGGQLFGSVDGSVIQILEANGPRREDERTRTSFRSDPISAQREIDRCVQRGLVYLGEWHTHPEPRPTASRDDTDALSRLLAKSRLRVNVLFMLIQGTESGESGVAFYSGSSDGIERWTHASASE; translated from the coding sequence ATGGCCGCGTTAGCTGAAATGCTGGGGCGGCCCTTGCTCATTCGCCACGAACGATTCGACCAACATGTTGAGATAGCGACGGAGGCATTGGCGCATCTTCGTCGATATCGACAGATTCGCGCCTGTGCGCGAGAAGCTGGGGGACAACTGTTCGGATCCGTTGATGGCTCAGTTATTCAAATTTTGGAAGCCAATGGGCCACGCCGCGAGGACGAACGAACCCGGACGTCGTTTCGGTCTGATCCGATCTCAGCGCAACGAGAAATCGACCGTTGCGTTCAGCGAGGATTGGTCTATCTAGGAGAGTGGCACACACATCCCGAGCCGCGACCAACCGCGTCGCGCGACGACACCGACGCGCTTTCGCGATTGCTCGCGAAATCACGATTGCGCGTCAATGTCCTCTTTATGCTGATCCAAGGCACCGAAAGCGGCGAAAGCGGGGTCGCTTTTTATAGCGGCAGCTCGGATGGGATTGAACGCTGGACTCATGCGAGCGCGAGCGAATAA